tctttaaccatGTACCTTCATATTTCTCTGTTCAAacaaattctttctttcttacacgatacaaaatttatatttctcttaaacAAGAGAAAATTGTACTTGacgttattttttaagttaaaacattatttttttcttatgatatagcgaaaataaaaattagtaattgcattgaaaatacactttgcatttttagttcttttttttcaaatattactccttttacatttaattgaaagtgaggacgtattaattttttaactattaagaaataagtgataaaaaatattgaattttcataaaaattcaaatcagattgcttgtaaattttttgcgtttaaaaacaattttgcaatcaatattcttattttaaattattaaattaaaaattttaaatttttggcgcACATATCTTGGAAAATTGGAAACCTCTAAAAGTAAAGGGtctttaagcatttaaaaatgtacagtaggtaattatttcagtaaatttgaAGCAGCAAGTACGAaacataaatttgcaattacatTTATTTGGCAACATAAATAGTCTAACTCAACAACAAAAGCTCATGAATCAGTTATGACTATCACAGGAATACGTTAACGAAGATTTTTTAACAGTGAATACAAACATCCACTTAGCACAATGATATACTAAACATAATACCATAACTATAGGATTATacaatattcacaaaaaataacagttcCCAAAAATAGAGTATAACAAAGAAATAACACTAAATGGAATATGTTGCTTTATAGACAGCGGCCTTTAACTTCGGATATAGTTAAGTAAACAGTTTTCAATCatcgaaacaaaacaaaaacaaaacttaaactaaaatgttaCTTTCTAGGCAGTGGCCTTTAAGTAATGTCTTTGCAATTCAAAGTATATGAGaatcagttttattaatttttaaacacaaaattaagggaaaaaatCTCCGAAAATagaacgaatttttaaaacagccaATGTCTAAAACCATTAGTTTTGATtacataatttagttaatttagtcGAGTTatgttaatagaaataaatcacGAAAATAGCTTCAGTGTTTTCCATAAATGGTATTTTTCCTTGTTGTCCGTATCAGTTTTCTGGTCATCATTTTGTCAAGTTATGAATCAACCTCGCTGTGGTGCTGGACGGTTAACTTGGTTATATTCTCCACCACGATTTCTATAAAGCAAAGGTTCAGCTCGTTGTATATCATCATCATTGAGGAAATAAAGTTGGGGGTCTCCAGCATTTATTCTGTCGTTGATATTGTAAAATGATGGTGCTTCTGGACATGGAACGGCATCTTCTGGATCAGCACAGGTCAGTGTTAGTTGATTGAAAAGAGTTTGATTGCCGCACAAGAATGACCATTGCTGGGTGTTCTGGGAGCCATCCTCATTTGGGGTGGAATGGCAGACATGGAAGATTTGGCAGTTGTTGTCTACGTCGGCGTAGTAACCGTCATTGAAGCAAGAAAACGAAGTTTTAATAGCCCCAACTAAAATGTCGGCTCCATCTGGAAGAGAATAGGCTTCTCTTTTCGCTCTCTGTAATAGAACATATTCACAATAAAATCTATTCACTGGCACTTAATTTgcaacaaaaagaataaatttattatttatttatagttgttGTTACCTTTGGTGCAGCTAAGATTGTTGAAAAGAGCAACGCacctaaaagagaaaaaaaataggaataatactaatgaaataaaaattgatctaCTGCTAATGAATacatatcataataaaattccGATGCTGATAATGTGGTCCAAATCAGTGTTCTTAACGGATGCCAGGGTCAAAAATTACAATACGCGATATACCCGGGGCATGTATTTAGTCCAATCAGGCAAGTATATTTTACTCTCATATGTTCTGTAAGGAATGCATATTTTACTCCCACATGTACGGCTGCACATCgaaacattcaataaaaaaataccgtgcattaaaataaaagaaaatacagtaATCAAAAAACACCATGCCAGAAATCTTTGTCGAAAATCGCCAAGATACCGAAATTGCCtcaaattgtaagaaaaaaactgaaaaagaaaatttatgtataaataaaaaacaaatacttcCATGGTTTACGCATAAGGAAATAATTCAcataatagtttataataagTTCTGCTTACGTCAAtagtacttataaaaaatttgataacaatacttttttgttaactaTAATACTCTGCTTTGGCCTTATTGATACTAAACATTTTCCTGTTATTAATACTCCATGCTTGTTTAATGtaatgaaactatttattatttcagatttatacttaaaataagctgttgtaattaaattaaaacagaaaaacttttatgtaattaatgtaattaaaacataatgtaattaaactaatgtaattaaaacagAATATACTTAAACTAAggtaattaaaacagaaaaacttttaaaaagcgaAACATTTCTTATATTCCTTGATGTTATAgcat
This window of the Parasteatoda tepidariorum isolate YZ-2023 chromosome 4, CAS_Ptep_4.0, whole genome shotgun sequence genome carries:
- the LOC122268334 gene encoding uncharacterized protein encodes the protein MMKYFIICALLFSTILAAPKRAKREAYSLPDGADILVGAIKTSFSCFNDGYYADVDNNCQIFHVCHSTPNEDGSQNTQQWSFLCGNQTLFNQLTLTCADPEDAVPCPEAPSFYNINDRINAGDPQLYFLNDDDIQRAEPLLYRNRGGEYNQVNRPAPQRG